From Streptomyces chrestomyceticus JCM 4735, one genomic window encodes:
- a CDS encoding NADH-quinone oxidoreductase subunit C has protein sequence MNAQNLPGQRGDHGEVIGTRRGMFGASGGGDTSGYGGLVRSVRMPGATRRPYGGWFDEVADELEGALDEQGLIPENVIEKTVVDRGELTFHIEREYLPAVAKTLRDDPALRFELCTGVSGVHFPEDKGRELHAVYHLRSITHNRLIRLEVSAPDADPHVPSLVGVYPTNDWHEREAYDFFGLIFDGHPALTRIMMPDDWQGFPQRKDYPLGGIPVEYKGAQIPAPDQRRSYT, from the coding sequence CTGAACGCGCAGAACCTCCCCGGCCAGCGCGGCGACCACGGCGAGGTCATCGGCACCCGCCGCGGCATGTTCGGCGCGAGCGGCGGCGGCGACACCTCCGGGTACGGCGGCCTCGTCCGGTCCGTACGGATGCCGGGCGCCACGCGGCGGCCGTACGGCGGCTGGTTCGACGAGGTGGCGGACGAGCTCGAAGGCGCGCTGGACGAACAGGGGCTGATCCCCGAGAACGTCATCGAGAAGACCGTCGTCGACCGCGGCGAGCTGACCTTCCACATCGAGCGGGAGTATCTGCCGGCCGTCGCCAAGACCCTCCGCGACGACCCCGCGCTCCGCTTCGAGCTGTGCACCGGCGTCAGCGGGGTGCACTTCCCCGAGGACAAGGGCCGCGAGCTGCACGCCGTCTACCACCTGCGCTCGATCACCCACAACCGGCTGATCCGGCTGGAGGTGTCCGCGCCGGACGCCGACCCGCACGTGCCGTCCCTCGTGGGCGTCTACCCGACCAACGACTGGCACGAGCGCGAGGCGTACGACTTCTTCGGACTGATCTTCGACGGCCACCCGGCGCTCACCCGGATCATGATGCCGGACGACTGGCAGGGCTTCCCGCAGCGCAAGGACTACCCGCTCGGCGGCATCCCCGTCGAGTACAAGGGCGCCCAGATCCCGGCTCCCGACCAGCGGAGGTCGTACACCTGA
- a CDS encoding NADH-quinone oxidoreductase subunit A translates to MNAYAPILVLGALGAGFAIFSVVMATLVGPKRYNRAKLEAYECGIEPTPQPAGGGRFPIKYYLTAMLFIIFDIEIVFLYPWAVTFDALGLFGLVEMLLFALTVFVAYAYVWRRGGLEWD, encoded by the coding sequence GTGAACGCTTACGCGCCCATCCTCGTACTGGGAGCCCTCGGGGCAGGCTTTGCGATCTTCTCTGTCGTGATGGCCACGCTCGTCGGACCCAAGCGCTACAACCGGGCGAAGCTAGAGGCGTACGAATGCGGAATCGAGCCGACGCCACAGCCGGCCGGCGGCGGTCGATTTCCGATCAAGTACTACCTCACGGCGATGCTCTTCATCATTTTCGACATCGAGATCGTCTTCCTCTACCCCTGGGCCGTCACCTTCGACGCGCTCGGGCTTTTCGGGCTCGTGGAGATGCTCCTCTTCGCGCTCACCGTCTTCGTCGCCTACGCCTACGTATGGCGTCGTGGCGGCCTGGAATGGGACTAG
- a CDS encoding C40 family peptidase, whose protein sequence is MSPNAVIPSHRKPRRSASSRALRAGVTGGIITLAVTGASMPAGAAEKPVSETQEMPTITSALATSLAKSADTAQQMALDYERQAAQDTAAAEATEAATKAKEEADKKAAAEKKAEEARKAEEKKKAEQQQQRASRSSERTSLRSLAATSDDAPVTGATGSTSSLVGFLRAQLGKSYVLGASGPSAYDCSSLVQAAYRTIGIDLPRTSQPQSTAGTQVGLDNLQVGDILYWGSAGSAYHVGVYVGNGNFIGAQNSSTGIVERPLSYSQPTGAVRVL, encoded by the coding sequence ATGTCCCCGAACGCAGTCATACCCAGCCACCGGAAGCCCCGCCGTTCCGCGTCCTCGCGGGCACTGCGCGCAGGGGTCACCGGTGGCATCATCACCCTGGCGGTGACCGGCGCGAGCATGCCGGCCGGTGCCGCGGAGAAGCCCGTCTCCGAGACCCAGGAGATGCCGACCATCACGTCGGCACTGGCCACCAGCCTGGCCAAGAGCGCGGACACCGCCCAGCAGATGGCGCTGGACTACGAGCGCCAGGCCGCGCAGGACACCGCCGCCGCCGAGGCCACCGAGGCCGCCACCAAGGCGAAGGAAGAGGCCGACAAGAAGGCCGCGGCCGAGAAGAAGGCCGAAGAGGCCCGCAAGGCCGAGGAGAAGAAGAAGGCCGAACAGCAGCAGCAGCGCGCCTCCCGCTCCTCCGAGCGCACCTCGCTGCGCTCCCTGGCCGCCACGTCCGACGACGCCCCCGTCACCGGCGCGACCGGCAGCACCAGCTCCCTGGTCGGCTTCCTCCGCGCCCAGCTCGGCAAGTCCTACGTGCTCGGCGCCTCCGGCCCGTCCGCGTACGACTGCTCCAGCCTGGTGCAGGCCGCCTACCGCACCATCGGCATCGACCTGCCGCGCACCTCGCAGCCGCAGTCCACCGCCGGCACCCAGGTGGGCCTGGACAACCTCCAGGTCGGCGACATCCTGTACTGGGGCAGCGCGGGCAGTGCGTACCACGTCGGCGTCTACGTCGGTAACGGCAACTTCATCGGTGCCCAGAACTCCAGCACCGGCATCGTCGAGCGGCCGCTGAGCTACAGCCAGCCGACCGGCGCGGTCCGCGTCCTGTAG
- a CDS encoding NuoB/complex I 20 kDa subunit family protein produces MGLEEKLPSGFLLSTVEQAAGWVRKSSVFPATFGLACCAIEMMTTGAGRYDLARFGMEVFRGSPRQADLMIVAGRVSQKMAPVLRQVYDQMPNPKWVISMGVCASSGGMFNNYAIVQGVDHIVPVDIYLPGCPPRPEMLMDAILKLHQKIQGTKLGVNQQQAAREAEEAALKALPTIEMKGLLR; encoded by the coding sequence ATGGGACTTGAAGAGAAGCTGCCGAGCGGCTTTCTGCTTTCCACCGTCGAACAGGCCGCGGGCTGGGTGCGCAAGTCATCGGTCTTCCCCGCCACCTTCGGCCTCGCCTGCTGCGCCATCGAGATGATGACGACCGGCGCCGGGCGCTACGACCTCGCCCGCTTCGGCATGGAGGTCTTCCGCGGGTCGCCGCGCCAGGCCGATCTGATGATCGTGGCGGGCCGGGTGAGCCAGAAGATGGCGCCCGTGCTGCGGCAGGTGTACGACCAGATGCCGAACCCGAAATGGGTCATCTCGATGGGCGTCTGCGCCTCGTCGGGCGGGATGTTCAACAACTACGCGATCGTCCAGGGCGTCGACCACATCGTCCCGGTGGACATCTATCTGCCCGGCTGCCCGCCGCGTCCGGAAATGCTGATGGACGCCATTCTCAAGCTGCACCAGAAGATCCAGGGCACCAAGCTCGGGGTCAACCAGCAGCAGGCGGCCCGCGAGGCGGAGGAAGCGGCGCTCAAGGCGCTCCCGACGATCGAGATGAAGGGGCTGCTGCGGTGA
- the nuoE gene encoding NADH-quinone oxidoreductase subunit NuoE, with translation MPQLPAPDYPAEVRARLEADAKEVIARYPGSRSALLPLLHLVQAEEGHVTRTGVRFCAEMLDLTTAEVTAVATFYSMYRRGPGGDYQVGVCTNTLCAVMGGDAIFETLQKHLGVGNGGTTEDGKVTLEHIECNAACDFAPVVMVNWEFFDNQTPDSAKRLVDDLRAGRAVAPTRGAPLCTYKETARILAGFPDQRPGAVEATGGAGPASLVGLRLAKGEAVPGAGQAADHVVPQRGADPTEAEGEHAGRAPGEAPATHPSSHDAPRDTSASDPSHPAGPTAEEGE, from the coding sequence ATGCCGCAGCTCCCCGCCCCCGACTATCCCGCCGAGGTCAGGGCCCGGCTCGAAGCGGACGCGAAGGAGGTGATCGCCCGCTACCCGGGCTCGCGCTCCGCGCTGCTGCCGCTGCTGCACCTCGTCCAGGCGGAGGAGGGGCACGTCACCCGTACCGGCGTCCGCTTCTGCGCCGAGATGCTGGACCTGACGACGGCGGAGGTCACGGCGGTCGCCACCTTCTACTCCATGTACCGGCGCGGGCCCGGCGGCGACTACCAGGTGGGGGTGTGCACCAACACCCTGTGCGCGGTGATGGGCGGCGACGCGATCTTCGAGACGCTGCAGAAACACCTGGGCGTCGGCAACGGCGGGACGACCGAGGACGGCAAGGTCACGCTGGAGCACATCGAGTGCAACGCGGCCTGCGACTTCGCGCCCGTCGTGATGGTCAACTGGGAGTTCTTCGACAACCAGACGCCGGACAGCGCCAAGCGGCTCGTGGACGACCTGCGAGCGGGCCGGGCCGTCGCGCCGACCCGGGGCGCGCCGCTGTGCACGTACAAGGAAACGGCCCGCATCCTCGCCGGGTTCCCGGATCAGCGGCCGGGCGCGGTCGAGGCCACCGGCGGTGCCGGGCCCGCCTCGCTGGTGGGGCTGCGGCTGGCCAAGGGCGAGGCCGTGCCGGGCGCGGGCCAGGCCGCCGACCATGTCGTACCGCAGCGGGGCGCGGACCCCACCGAAGCCGAGGGCGAGCACGCCGGCCGGGCCCCGGGCGAGGCCCCGGCCACCCACCCCAGCTCGCACGACGCACCGCGCGACACCTCGGCCTCCGACCCTTCGCACCCGGCCGGGCCGACCGCCGAGGAGGGGGAGTGA
- a CDS encoding DUF418 domain-containing protein — translation MPLLDVLRGVAILGTLMTNVWIFAAPGAEWGVLNGNVTSASFGGSWAGTVEGVFRFLADGKFLSMLTILFGVGLAIQFGSAAKRGRPWPGRYKGRALFLFVEGTVHFVLVFAWDVLMGYAVVALLVAWQLTRTARTQRVLMWVAGGVHGLMLGLLTLAAVAGRGSNADAGSAPISGINPRVVDLYANGSYLDQIAFRLQNAIALRLEPVISFALLVLLFHLGVRLYRAGAFRPDAHGRRIRRRMCGWGLGLGIPLNVAAVAAGPGLAMVARYGAAPVVAVGYIGLIGLIVDRVRRPGPLTAGLTAVGRTALSCYVLQNVLCVLACYGLGLGLAARWADHGPWWVLGLWATVCAVLVSGAGLWLRRFEHGPLESVQKRLLRS, via the coding sequence TTGCCGTTGCTGGACGTGCTGCGCGGGGTGGCGATCCTCGGGACGCTGATGACCAACGTCTGGATCTTCGCGGCGCCGGGCGCGGAGTGGGGCGTGCTGAACGGGAACGTCACCTCGGCGTCGTTCGGCGGGTCATGGGCAGGGACCGTGGAAGGCGTCTTCCGGTTTCTCGCGGACGGCAAGTTCCTCTCGATGCTGACGATCCTCTTCGGCGTCGGCCTGGCCATCCAGTTCGGCTCCGCCGCGAAGCGCGGCCGCCCGTGGCCCGGCCGGTACAAGGGGCGCGCCCTGTTCCTCTTCGTCGAGGGCACCGTGCACTTCGTGCTCGTCTTCGCGTGGGACGTACTGATGGGGTACGCGGTCGTGGCCCTCCTGGTGGCCTGGCAACTGACGCGAACGGCGCGCACGCAGCGGGTGCTGATGTGGGTGGCGGGCGGGGTGCACGGGCTGATGCTGGGGTTGCTGACGCTGGCCGCCGTGGCCGGACGCGGAAGCAACGCGGACGCCGGGAGCGCGCCAATCAGTGGCATCAACCCGCGAGTTGTCGACCTGTACGCGAACGGAAGTTACCTGGACCAGATCGCCTTCCGTCTCCAGAACGCGATCGCGCTGCGCTTGGAACCCGTCATCTCCTTCGCCCTGCTCGTCCTCCTCTTCCACCTCGGTGTACGGCTGTACCGGGCGGGCGCCTTCCGTCCGGACGCGCACGGGCGGCGCATCCGGCGCCGTATGTGCGGCTGGGGCCTGGGCCTCGGCATCCCGCTCAACGTGGCCGCGGTGGCGGCCGGCCCCGGCCTGGCCATGGTGGCCCGGTACGGCGCCGCCCCCGTCGTCGCCGTCGGTTACATCGGCCTCATCGGCCTGATCGTCGACCGCGTCCGCCGGCCGGGCCCGCTGACCGCCGGACTCACCGCGGTCGGCCGTACGGCGCTGTCCTGCTACGTCCTCCAGAACGTGCTGTGCGTCCTGGCCTGTTACGGCCTCGGCCTCGGCCTGGCCGCACGGTGGGCGGACCACGGTCCATGGTGGGTGCTGGGCCTGTGGGCGACGGTGTGCGCCGTACTGGTCAGCGGGGCAGGGCTCTGGTTGCGCCGTTTCGAGCACGGGCCGCTGGAGTCCGTCCAGAAGCGGCTGCTCCGGTCCTGA
- a CDS encoding NADH-quinone oxidoreductase subunit D — translation MSTSHATPRETTEGTVYTVTGGDWDEIAAAAARADDERIVVNMGPQHPSTHGVLRLILEIDGETVTEARCGIGYLHTGIEKNLEFRTWTQGTTFVTRMDYLTPFFNETAYCLAVEKLLGITDDIPDRASVIRVMLMELNRLSSHLVAIATGGMELGATTIMIYGFRDRELILDIYELITGLRMNHAYIRPGGLAQDLPPGAVDQVREFVKKMRKNLGEYDKLATGNPVFKGRMQDIGYLDLAGCLATGATGPVLRSAGLPHDLRKTQPYCGYEHYDFEVPTADTCDSYGRFLIRLEEMRQSLRIVEQCLDRLAPGPVMVADKKIAWPAQLAMGPDGLGNSLDHIKKIMGTSMEALIHHFKLVTEGFRVPPGQAYAAVESPKGELGVHAVSDGGTRPYRVHFRDPSFTNLQAMAAMCEGGQVADVIVAVASIDPVMGGVDR, via the coding sequence ATGTCCACCAGCCATGCGACCCCTCGGGAGACGACCGAGGGCACCGTCTACACGGTCACCGGCGGCGACTGGGACGAGATCGCGGCCGCCGCGGCCCGCGCCGACGACGAGCGGATCGTCGTCAACATGGGCCCCCAGCACCCCTCCACGCACGGCGTGCTGCGGCTGATCCTGGAGATCGACGGCGAGACCGTCACCGAGGCCCGCTGCGGCATCGGCTATCTGCACACCGGCATCGAGAAGAACCTCGAATTCCGTACGTGGACGCAGGGCACCACCTTCGTGACCCGGATGGACTACCTCACGCCGTTCTTCAACGAGACGGCGTACTGCCTGGCCGTGGAGAAGCTGCTCGGCATCACCGACGACATCCCGGACCGGGCCTCCGTCATCCGCGTGATGCTGATGGAGCTCAACCGGCTCTCCTCCCACCTGGTGGCCATCGCCACCGGCGGCATGGAGCTGGGCGCCACCACCATCATGATCTACGGGTTCCGGGACCGGGAACTGATCCTGGACATCTACGAGCTGATCACCGGCCTGCGGATGAACCACGCGTACATCCGGCCCGGCGGGCTCGCCCAGGACCTGCCGCCGGGCGCGGTGGACCAGGTGCGCGAGTTCGTGAAGAAGATGCGCAAGAACCTGGGCGAGTACGACAAGCTCGCCACCGGCAACCCGGTCTTCAAGGGCCGGATGCAGGACATCGGCTACCTCGACCTGGCCGGCTGTCTGGCCACCGGCGCCACCGGACCGGTGCTGCGCTCCGCCGGACTCCCGCACGACCTGCGCAAGACCCAGCCGTACTGCGGCTACGAGCACTACGACTTCGAGGTGCCGACCGCCGACACCTGCGACTCCTACGGGCGCTTCCTGATCCGCCTGGAGGAGATGCGCCAGTCGCTGCGCATCGTCGAACAGTGCCTGGACCGGCTGGCGCCCGGCCCGGTGATGGTCGCCGACAAGAAGATCGCCTGGCCCGCCCAGTTGGCCATGGGCCCGGACGGGCTCGGCAACTCGCTGGACCACATCAAGAAGATCATGGGGACCTCGATGGAGGCCCTGATCCACCACTTCAAGCTGGTGACGGAGGGCTTCCGGGTGCCGCCCGGCCAGGCGTACGCGGCCGTCGAGTCGCCCAAGGGCGAGCTGGGCGTGCACGCCGTCAGCGACGGCGGGACCCGCCCCTACCGGGTGCACTTCCGCGACCCGTCCTTCACCAACCTCCAGGCCATGGCGGCGATGTGCGAGGGCGGCCAGGTGGCCGACGTCATCGTCGCCGTCGCGTCCATCGACCCCGTGATGGGAGGCGTCGACCGGTGA
- the nuoF gene encoding NADH-quinone oxidoreductase subunit NuoF: MMTVAAEVSKANPEKLLAPVLSAFWDQPDSWTLETYLRHEGYAGMRKALAMPPDDVIAYVKDAGLRGRGGAGFPTGMKWQFIPQGDGKPHYLVVNADESEPGTCKDIPLLFANPHSLIEGIVIACHAIRSNHAFIYLRGEVVPVLRRLHEAVREAYDAGYLGRDILGSGLDLDVVVHAGAGAYICGEETALLDSLEGRRGQPRLRPPFPAVAGLYACPTVVNNVESIASVPAIMNKGKDWFRTMGSEKSPGFTLYSLSGHVTNPGQYEAPLGITLRQLLDMSGGIRPGHRLKFWTPGGSSTPMFTDEHLDVPLDYEGVGAAGSMLGTKALQCFDETTCVVRAVTRWTEFYAHESCGKCTPCREGTYWLVQLLRDIEAGKGRMSDLDKLHDIADNINGKSFCALGDGAASPIFSSLQYFRPEYEQHITGKGCPFDPARSTAWADTDAHLGVNA; encoded by the coding sequence GTGATGACCGTGGCTGCCGAGGTCAGCAAGGCCAACCCGGAGAAGCTGCTCGCACCCGTACTGTCCGCCTTCTGGGACCAGCCGGACTCCTGGACGCTGGAAACCTACCTCCGGCACGAGGGCTACGCGGGCATGCGCAAGGCCCTCGCGATGCCGCCGGACGACGTGATCGCATACGTCAAGGACGCCGGACTGCGCGGCCGCGGCGGCGCCGGCTTCCCCACCGGGATGAAGTGGCAGTTCATCCCGCAGGGCGACGGCAAGCCGCACTACCTCGTCGTCAACGCCGACGAGTCCGAGCCGGGCACCTGCAAGGACATCCCGCTGCTCTTCGCCAATCCGCACTCCTTGATCGAGGGCATCGTCATCGCGTGTCACGCGATCCGGTCGAACCACGCCTTCATCTACCTGCGCGGTGAAGTCGTGCCCGTACTGCGGCGGTTGCACGAGGCCGTCCGGGAGGCGTACGACGCGGGCTACCTCGGCCGCGACATCCTCGGCTCGGGCCTGGACCTGGACGTCGTCGTGCACGCGGGCGCCGGCGCGTACATCTGCGGCGAGGAGACCGCGCTGCTGGACTCCCTGGAGGGCCGTCGCGGACAGCCCCGGCTGCGTCCTCCCTTCCCGGCGGTGGCGGGCCTGTACGCCTGCCCCACTGTCGTCAACAACGTCGAGTCCATCGCGTCGGTTCCCGCCATCATGAACAAGGGCAAGGACTGGTTCAGGACCATGGGCAGCGAGAAGTCCCCGGGCTTCACGCTGTACTCGCTCAGCGGCCACGTCACCAACCCCGGCCAGTACGAAGCCCCGCTGGGCATCACCCTGCGCCAACTGCTCGACATGAGCGGCGGCATCCGGCCGGGCCACCGCCTCAAGTTCTGGACGCCCGGCGGCTCCTCCACCCCGATGTTCACCGACGAGCACCTCGACGTGCCGCTGGACTACGAAGGCGTCGGCGCCGCCGGTTCGATGCTCGGCACCAAGGCGCTCCAGTGCTTCGACGAGACCACCTGCGTCGTACGGGCCGTCACCCGCTGGACGGAGTTCTACGCGCACGAGTCCTGCGGCAAGTGCACCCCCTGCCGCGAAGGCACCTACTGGCTCGTCCAGTTGCTGCGCGACATCGAGGCGGGCAAGGGCCGCATGAGCGACCTCGACAAGCTCCACGACATCGCCGACAACATCAACGGCAAGTCCTTCTGCGCGCTGGGTGACGGTGCCGCTTCACCGATCTTCTCCTCGCTGCAGTACTTCCGCCCGGAGTACGAGCAGCACATCACCGGCAAGGGCTGCCCCTTCGACCCCGCCAGGTCGACCGCCTGGGCCGACACCGACGCTCACCTGGGGGTGAACGCATGA